Below is a window of Nocardioides sp. S-1144 DNA.
ACAGCCGGGTCTACGAGGTCGCGCCGTACGCCGCCCCGGCGGCCGGCCAGCCGCAGCCGCTGCGCCAGGTCGCCCCGACCGCCCACCCGGTCGGGAAGGCACGCCAGACCATCGGCTTCACGCCCCGCACCGGCCCCGACCACGTCGACGGCAGCTGGTTCCCGGCGCCCACCGGCGGCGGTTCCGGCAACCCGGTCCAGGTGTCGGCGGCCGGAGGCTGCACCAGGCGCGGCACGACTGCCGCGCCCGAGGTCTACCTCACCTCGCCGGACACCTGCACCGTGACGTTCCACCAGGACGGCAACGACGACTACCTCGCCGGCGACGCCGAGGTGTCCTTCCAGGTCTACCGGGCCCCGACCACCGTGACCCTCTCGGTCAGCGCGGCACCGACGGTCGGGACGCCGGTCACCGTGACCGCCCGGGCGACCGCCTCCTCCCTCGACGGCGCGGCCGTCCCCGGTGGGTACACGATCACCGTCGAGGGCCAGACCCTGGTCACGACGCCGCGCGCCGACGGCACGGCCACCGTCACCTGGACGCCGACCGCGCGCGGCCCGGTCGAGGCGACCGCGACGTTCCGGCCCGACGACGACAACGCCTTCGCCGACAGCCCGCCGGCCTCGCTCACCGTGGCCGTGGACGCCGGCACCCAGACCTTCACCTCGGCGGCTCCGCCCGCCGACCAGCAGTACGTCGGCGACGCGTGGACCCCCGCGCCGGTCGTCACCCACGGCCCGCCCGACGCCGTGGTCGACGTCGAGGTCACCACGCCCGACGTCTGCCGCTGGGACGGCACGGTCGTGCGCCTCGAGGCCGAGGGCACCTGCTCGGTGACGCTCGGCGTGGCCGAGTCGCCGCGCGGCTCGACCGCCCCCGACTGGCTCCCGGCGGTGGGGCTGACCCGCACGATCGACGTGCGTCGCAACCCGACCACGGTGGCGCTGCCGGCCGACACCTCGACCCTCGTCACCCGGCCCGGCCCGTTCCAGGACCCCGCCCTCACGATCCCCGTCACGCTGACCGGCCGCCTCAGCGGCGACGTCCTCGACCCGGCCCTGCTCTCCGGCACCGTCGTGCTCACCCGCACCCGGGTCTCGACCGACCCCGCCGACCCGCCCGGCCCGGTCCAGCTGGCCCGGGTCGAGGTGGCGGGCGGCGCGGCCTCGGCCGACGTCTCGTTCACCCGCTTCGGCAGCTACACCGTGACCGCGACGTTCGTGCCGGCCGACCCGACGACCTTCGCCGGCAGCACGACGTCCTACCAGGTGCTCGTGCGCAAGCACGCCCAGACGATCACCCAGGTCGTGCCGCCGACGCCGGCCAAGGTGCTGACCTCCTGGACCTACCCGTTCGCCGAGAGCTCGGCCGGGCTGCCCGTCGTCGTCACCCCGACGTCGGCGTCGTGCACCACGGCCGGCGCCGTGGTCACCTACAGCGCCGTCGGCCCCTGCACGATCACCTTCTCCCAGCCCGGCGACGACTACTACGCCGCGGCGGCCGCGCTCGGAGCCACGGTCGCCGTCGAGAAGAACGCCACCAGCGTCGCCGTGCGGGTCCCCGCCGGCGCCACCGTCGGCGCCCCCAGCGACCTGACCGCGACCGTCACCTCGGTGCTCCCGGTGCCGGGCACGGCGCCCGCGGGCGGCACCGTGCAGTTCACCGCTTCCGGTCAGCCCGTCGGCGACCCGGTGCCCGTGGTCGGCGGCACCGCGACCCTCCCGTGGATCCCCTCCGCGGCGGGCACCACCGCCGTGCGGGCCGTCTTCGCACCGACCGGGACCTCGGACGCCGTCTACGCCGGCAGCAGCGCGTCCGGCTCCTCCACGGTCGCCCCCGCCCCGGTCACGGTCGTCGTCACGATCACCACCGACGCCATCCGGGCCGCGGTGTCGCCCGAGCGGCCCGCGGCGGGCACGGCGACCGGGGACGTGGTGTTCCGCACCGCGGGCGGGCCGGCCCTCGGCACCGGCACGCTGGTGGCCGGCGTCGCCCGGATCGACAACACGCTCGACCCGACCGCCGACGTCGTCGTCCAGGCCTCCTACGCCGGCGACGGCACCCGGGCCGGCCAGGGCGGCTCGCTGCGGCGGGCGCTCCCCACGGTCAGGGCCACCCCCACCGGCGCCTCCGGCTGGCAGCGCACCAACGTGACCATCCGCTACGAGTGCACGCGGCCGGCCGGCGCCGAGCTCGCGGCCCCGTGCCCGGCACCGCACGTCTTCTCCGCCGACGCGGCCGGGCAGTCGCACACCGAGACCGTCCGGGCCACCAACGGCGGCCGGGCCACCGTCACGGTCGGGGGGATCGACATCGACAAGACCGGGCCGGTGCCGGTCATCCAGGGCGTCACCCGCAACGCCGACTACCGCGACGTCCCGCCGCGCGGGCGCTGCGTCGCCTCCGACGCCCTCTCCGGCCTCGTCGGGTGCGTGACCAGGACCGTCGTCACCGGCCGCGACACCCGTGAGCTCGTGGCGACCGCCACCGATCGCGCCGGCAACCGGACGGTCGTGACGGTGCCCTACCGCCAGCTCCACGAGTGGGTGGTCGGGGCCCCGCTGCGCGGCAGCCGGTTCGCGGTCAAGCCCCGCTCGACGGTGCGCATCGCCGCGACCAGCACCCGCCGCAAGCCGCAGCTGATGCTGCCCCGCAAGGGCGGTGGCTGGACCCCCGGCCCGGTGATGGTCGCGGAGAGCGTGCGCGAGGGACTCTTCCTCTTCACCACCGCCGCCCGGCTCCCCGCCGACGTCGGCGGGCACCGCCTCGGCGTCCGGCTCCAGGGCACCAAGCAGGTGCAGGTCATCCGGTTCGTCGCCCGCTGAGCGCCCTCGGGCCCGCCCCGTGCGGCGTGAGGTCCGTCACCGGGCCACGCTCCGCGGCGCCCGGAGTTTGACGGGCGGGCGAAAGGGAAATGAACGCAGGACGTCGTGTCTCCTACGATGGGCGTCCAGCCGGCCGCACCCTCGCGGCTCACCACGTCGCCGCGGAAGCAGGTCACCTTGTCGGAGCAGCTCGTCGACGAGCCGGTCGGGACGACCGACGGCTCCGACGCGCCTCCGGCCTACAACCCGTGGCAGTCGGTGCTCTGGGCCCTGCGGGTCTCCTGGCTCGGCGCGATGGCGTGCGCCCTGGTGCTGGAGCTCTCGGGGCTGGTCGGCGAGGAGTCCTACTGGTGGCACTCGACGTTCGTCGACGGCCTCAGCTACGTGCTCGACAGCGTCGTCATCTGGGTCATCCTGGTGGCCGTCATCGGCCTCACCAACCGGGTCATCCTCTCCCTCGGGATCGTCGCGGCGGGCACCATCACGCTCGCCGCCGCCAACAGGGTCAAGCTCGGGCTCCGCTCGGAGCCGGTCTACCCGAGCGACGTCGACTTCCTGCGGGAGCCCAGCTTCCTGCTGACCCAGGTCTCGGTCGGCACCCTCGTGGTCGCGGGCATCGGGCTGGTCGTCCTGGTCGCCGTCGCCTGGCTCGTGGGGCGGCGCTTCGAGCCCCGGATGCCGCGGATCTGGCCGCCGCACCTCTCGGTGCGCCGGCAGCTTGTCGCGGTCGGGGTGCGCGCGGTCCTGGTGACCCTCGCGATCGGCACGATCCAGAACACCGCCAACTTCAACGACCCCGGCAACCCGCTGCGCGGGCTCTACGAGGTCGGCGACCACGAGTGGAAGTACTGGAACCAGCGCAACAACTACCTCGCCAACGGCTTCGTCGGCGGCTTCCTCTCCAACATGCCGACCGTGGCGATGAAGACCCCGGAGACCTACTCCGAGGAGACCATGGACGCCCTCGCGACGCGCTACGAGCGCGCCGCGGCCCGGATCAACCGCAAGCGCACCGGGACCCTCGACGACGCCAACGTCGTGGTGGTGCTCAGCGAGTCGTTCACCGACCCGACCCAGCTCGAGGGCTTCGAGCTCGCCCGCGACCCGATCCCGAAGATCCGCAAGGTCATGCGCGAGGGCAGCTCCGGCACGATGATGGCCCAGCTCCTCGGGGGCGGCACGGCCAACATGGAGTTCGAGACCCTGACCGGCGAGTCGATCGGCCTCTTCGAGCCGCAGCTCAGCACGCCGTACCAGATGCTCGTCTCCGACTACGACCAGTACCCCTCGGCGGTGGGCTGGCTCGGGGCCAACGGCCACAAGCCGATCGCGGTGCACCCCTACCTCACGTCGTTCTACAAGCGCGACAAGGTCTACGAGACCCTCGGCTTCGACGAGTTCATCCACGACACGACGATGACCGAGACCGAGAGGATCGACGACAACGAGTTCATCTCCGACAAGTCGGCCTTCGACGAGGTCGCCCGGCAGATCGACGACGCCGACGAGCCGCTGATGGTCAACCTCGTCACGATGCAGAACCACATCCCGGTCGACGGCAACTACGACGACCCGATCCCGGTCACCGGCGTCGAGGGCGACCAGGCCGACCGGATCTCCAACTACGCCCGCGGCCTGAGCCACACCGACGACGCGGTGGCCGACTTCCTCACCCGGATGAAGCGGTCCAAGGAGCGCACCGTCGTGGTGTTCTACGGCGACCACCAGCCCGGCATCTACGACTCCTCGATCGCCGACCAGAACCCCGGCCTGGCGCTCTACACGACGCCGTTCTTCCTCTGGGACAGCGCCGGGACGCCGAAGCAGCAGCTCCCGCAGAGCAGCCCCACGCAGTTCCTGCCGATGCTCTACGACATGGTCGGCGCGCCGGTGCCGCCCTACTACGTGCTGCTGAACCGGCTCCGCACCTACGTCAGCGCGCTGGAGCAGGGCCGGATGCTCTCCCCCGAGGGCCAGGAGATCACCGAGGACGACCTGCCGCCCCGGGGGAGGCGTCTGCTCGAGGACGTGCGGCTCGTGCAGTACGACTTCTCGATCGGCGACCGCTACTCCGTCGAGCGGATGTGGCCCGGCTCGATGCGCTGACCGGCGCGCCGACCCGTCCTCCCTAGGCTCGTGGGGTGCCCGCCTCCCTCCCGGCCTTCCGCACCGCCGCCCGCCTGCGTCCCGTGGACGTCGTCCAGCCCGGCAGCCGCGTCGGGCCCGCGCCCTTCGTCGCCGCCGAGCGCGACCTGGCCGCCGGTCGCCCGGCGCCCGCCGACGTCGTCCTGCGCTCGGGGCGCACGACCTTCCGCGCGACGTGGGACGGCGCCGTCGTCGCCCTGGAGGTCGGCGACGCGACCGGCGGGGTCAGCCGCCACGTCAGCCGCCGGCACGGGCACGGCGTCTCACCGACCACCCTGGCCCTGGCCCTGACCGGTCCGTACCTGGCGGCGTTCGTGCGCGAGGCCGGCACGTGGGTGGCCCGCGCGGTGGTCGACCTGACGCTGCTGCCGGGCGCGCCCGACGTCCACGACGAGGACTGGCTGGCCGGGCTGAGCGCCGAGGGCGAGCGCACCGGCACCTTCGGCCAGCTCGGGTTCCGCGACGTCCGCACGGTCACCCACGCCGACGGGACCGCCCACCTCGACGGCGACCGGGTGCTGCTCACCGCGACCAGCGCCGGGCCGGGCGGCTTCCGGACCGGCCACACCTCGGTCTGGGCGCTGGACCCGCTGCGGCTCGAGGTGGAGCACCGCGCCGACCTGTTCTTCCGACGGCCGGAGCGGCCCGGCACGTTCGGCGACCACGCCACCCACCTGGTGCGCGACGGCGACCGGTGGCTGGTCGCGACCAGCACGTGGGGCGACTTCGACAAGCGCACGAACCCGCGGGTGACCACCACCCTGGCGACCGAGACGGCCGACGTCGACCTGCTGCACGGCCACCACGTGCTCGACACCGTCCCGCTCGACCTCCCGGTCGAGGGCCTCGACTCGGTGGGCCGCTGGGACCCGCACCTGGTGCGCGCCGACGGCGGCTGGCTGGCGACCTACGTGAGCGCGCGGCGCTTCTTCTCCTTCCACCCGGTGCTGGCCCAGGGTCGCGACCTCGACCGGCTGCGGCTGCGCGCCGCGGCCACCGACCGCACCGCCACCGAGGGACCGACGCTGACCCGCCTCGGCGAGGAGTGGGCGGTGCTGGCCTCCGACGGCCGCGACAACCCCCGGGGACGGCGCGCGGCCTACCCGGTCTACGACCTCGACCTGCGCCAGCGGGGCACGCTCGACGCCGACTACCCCACGAACATCCCGTGGCCGACCCTGGTGCCGAGGCCGGGCGGCCCCGCCGTGGTGGGCTTCGACGGCACCCCGGCCGGTGGACCGCTGCTCGACTACGGCACCCACGGGGACCTGGTGGTGCAGCTGCCCGTCGTCCCGTAGTATCCCTAGTAGATCACTAGCCATTGACGGTCACGGGAGCCCAGCGATGAGCGCACTGCACCACGACACGAGCCACCACGAGCACCACGCGGGCGCGCCCCGCCGGCGGGCCGACCTCGACCACGACCGGGTCGCGATCCTCGCCATGATGGCGATCCTGGCCCTCACCGTCGCGTGCTTCCTGGCCCAGGGCCTGCTCGCCCGCTGAGGGTGCCGCCGGCGGCGCCGCGGCCCGCGGTTGCGGCCCTGGTGGCCCGGTGACCACCCGGACTGCGCTACGGTCGGCTGCTGCGTGACCTCACTTCCCTGGGGTCCGCACCCCTGACCACCACCGAGAGGACGAGTAACTCCCATGAACCGCACCGAGCTTCGTGAGGCCATCGCGACCGAGACCGGCCTCAGCGGCGCCCAGGCCGACCAGGCCCTCACCGCCGTGCTGGACGCCATCACCGGCGCCCTGGCAAAGGGCGACAAGGTCACCCTGCCCGGCTTCGGCACCTTCGAGACCCGCGAGCGCTCCGCCCGCCAGGGCCGCAACCCGCAGACCGGCGAGGCCATCGACATCGCCGCGAGCACCGCTCCCGCCTTCAAGGCCGGGTCCGCGCTGAAGAAGGCTGTCTCCGGCAGCTGAACCACGCACCACGCACCACGTCGAAGCCGGTCCCGCCACGCGGGGCCGGCTTCCGTCGTCCTCGACTCCTCCCCCAGGATCGAGACACGGCGGCCCGGAGCAGCGATGATGTCCTGGATGGACGGGATGCGGCTCGGGCCGGACGACGCGCTGCTCCGCAGCATGGTCGACGCGACTCCCGACAGCCTGTGGCTGCTCGGCACCGACGGGGTGACCCGCTACGCCAACCAGCGCCTCGCCGACCTCGTCGGGTACCCCCTCGACGAGCTGCTCGCGCTCTCCCCCCTCGACCTCGTCGATGCCCAGGGCCGTGAGGACCTCGAGCGCCACCTGGAGCAGATGCGCGCGGGCCACCCCGGCGGCGAGAACGAGGAGGTCCGGCTGACCCGGCGCGACGGCAGCTCGGTCTGGACCCTCGTCAGCTGGGCCCCGGTGCCCGGCGCCCCCGGCACCTACCTGCACCGGCTCACCGAGTACACCGAGCGGCGCCGGCTCCTCGAGGAGCTGCGGCTGCGCGAGGAGCAGCTCTCCACCGCCGGCCGGATGGCCCGCCTCGGCGGCTGGACGTGGGACCTGCGGCGCAACCACGTCACCTGGTCCGACGAGCTCTTCGAGATCCTCGCCGTCGACCCGGACTCCTTCGGCGGGAGCTGGGAGGCCGGGTTGTCGGCGTTCCACCCGGAGGACGCCGAGCACGGCCGCACCGTCATCCTCGAGGCGCTCGAGCACGGCGACGACTTCTCCTGGGAGGGCCGGGTCACCACCCCCGACGGCGCGGTGCACTGGATCCGCAACTTCGGCGTGCTCGAGCGCGACGAGGCCGGCGCCGTGGTCCGCGCCACCGGGACCAGCCAGGACATCACCGACCTCCAGGCCGCCGACCACGCCGCCGGCGAGGCCACCCGCCGGGTCGAGATGCTGCAGCGGCTCGCGGCCGCCGCCAACCGGTCCGCGACGGTGGCCGAGGCGCTCACCGAGTCCGACCGCGTGCTCCGCGGCGTGAGCCGGTGGCGCGCGATCGGGTACTTCGCGACCGGTCCCGACGCGACGCTCGTCGAGGGCCGGCTGGCACACCCGGGCGGGCCCGACCTCCCGCCCGCCGACGTGGAGCTGGCCGAGGTCGCGCGCCGCAGCCGTCGCCTCGAGATGGCACCGCTGCCCGACCGCCCCGGCACGGGCATCCTGTCGGTGCCGGTCGTCACCGACGACGAGGTCGTCTACGTCTACCAGCTCCTCGCCGACACCGAGACGCCGAGCGCGGCCACCCTGTCCCTGGTCGCCCAGAGCAGCGACCAGCTCGCCTGGGTCGCCGAGCGCGAGCGAGCCGCGGCCCGGCTCGCCCAGGCCCACGACGACGCGATGACCGCCTCCCGCATGAAGTCGGAGTTCCTGGCCATGATGAGCCACGAGATCCGCACGCCGATGAACGGCGTCATCGGGCTCAACGACCTCCTCCTCGGCACCGCCCTCGACGACCAGCAGCTGCGCTACGCCCAGGGCGTCCGCAGCGCGGGCCTCACGCTGCTGGCGCTGATCGACGACGTCCTGGACCTGTCGAAGGTCGAGTCCGGCAAGCTCGAGCTCGAGGTCACCGAGTTCGACCTGCGCGCCCTGGTCGACGAGACCGTCGGCCTGCTCGCCGCGCCGGCGCGGGTCAAGGGGCTCGACCTGGTCGCGGGCTACGGGCCCGGGGTGCCCCGCACCGTGCTGGGCGACCCGGTGCGCCTCGGCCAGGTGATCGCGAACCTCGGCTCGAACGCGGTGAAGTTCACCGACGCCGGCACCGTCGTCATCGAGGTGACCTGTCCCGACCCCGACGAGCACGACGGCCACGTCGTCCTGCAGGTGGAGGTGCGCGACACCGGGGTCGGCATCGCGCCGGCCGACGTCGACGGGCTCTTCGACGCCTTCACCCAGGCCGACCTGTCGACCACCCGCAAGCACGGCGGCACGGGGCTCGGGCTGACGATCTCGCGCCGGCTGGTCACGACCATGCAGGGCGAGATCGGCGTCCGGAGCACGCCGGGCGAGGGCAGCGTGTTCTGGTTCACCGCCCGCCTCCGGGCGGCTCCGCCGGGGGCCGACACCGCGCTGCCGCCGCTCCAGCCGCTGCACGGGCTGCGGGTCCTCGTCGTCGACGACAACCCGACCGCGGCGGCGTTCCTCGCCCGCCAGCTCAGCGAGTGGGGCCTGTCCCCCGTCGTCGTCGGCTCGAGCACCGACGCGATCGCGACGCTCGCCGCGGCGGCGGCCGACCGCACGCCGTTCGACCTCGCCGTGGTCGAGCTCGACCTGCCGGGCACCGACGGGCTGGCGCTCGGGCACCGGATCAGCCTCGACCCCGGCCTCCCCGACGTCGCCCTCGTCCTGGTCGCCGCCGACGGCGGCGTCGACCCCGCGACGGCACGCGAGGCCGGCTTCCGCACGGTGACGGCCAAGCCCGTGCGCGTGGCCGCGCTGCACGAGGACCTGCTCGACACCGTCACCGACACCGTCGCGGCCACCGTCACCGCCAGCGTCGCCGTCACAGGAGACGACGCCGGGGGCGCGCCGGCCCGCACCCGCCGGCAGCGGCCGGCGCGCGCCGTCCGGCCCGGGGGGACCGGCCTCGACCTGCACGTGCTGGTGGTCGAGGACAACGCCGTCAACCAGCTCGTCGCGATCGGCGTCCTGGAGAACCTCGGGTGCACGGTCGTCGCGGTCGAGAACGGCGAGGAGGCGGTCATCGCGCTGCGTCCGGGGCACGCCTTCGACGTCGTCCTGATGGACTGCCGGATGCCGCGCCTCGACGGCTTCGGCGCCACCCGGGCCGTCCGCGCCGTGGAGACCGGCCACCGCGTGCCGATCATCGCGATGACCGCCTCGGCCCTGCCCGGTGAGCGCGACCGCTGCCTGGACGCCGGGATGGACGACTTCCTGACCAAGCCGGTCGACCCGGTCCGGCTCGCCGTCGCCCTGGCCCGGGCGGTGGGGACGCGCACCGACGCCGGCCACCCGGAGACACCCGTCCCCGCCGCCGGGCCGCCCGCCTCGGCGGACCACGACGTCCTGGACGTGGAGCGGGTCGAGCTCCTCGACGAGCTGGTCAAGGACGGCGTCAGCTTCTTCGAGCGCGGCCGGATGTCGTTCCTGGCGCGCATCGACCAGTCCATGGAGCAGATCGGGCGCGCGGTCG
It encodes the following:
- a CDS encoding LTA synthase family protein, yielding MSPTMGVQPAAPSRLTTSPRKQVTLSEQLVDEPVGTTDGSDAPPAYNPWQSVLWALRVSWLGAMACALVLELSGLVGEESYWWHSTFVDGLSYVLDSVVIWVILVAVIGLTNRVILSLGIVAAGTITLAAANRVKLGLRSEPVYPSDVDFLREPSFLLTQVSVGTLVVAGIGLVVLVAVAWLVGRRFEPRMPRIWPPHLSVRRQLVAVGVRAVLVTLAIGTIQNTANFNDPGNPLRGLYEVGDHEWKYWNQRNNYLANGFVGGFLSNMPTVAMKTPETYSEETMDALATRYERAAARINRKRTGTLDDANVVVVLSESFTDPTQLEGFELARDPIPKIRKVMREGSSGTMMAQLLGGGTANMEFETLTGESIGLFEPQLSTPYQMLVSDYDQYPSAVGWLGANGHKPIAVHPYLTSFYKRDKVYETLGFDEFIHDTTMTETERIDDNEFISDKSAFDEVARQIDDADEPLMVNLVTMQNHIPVDGNYDDPIPVTGVEGDQADRISNYARGLSHTDDAVADFLTRMKRSKERTVVVFYGDHQPGIYDSSIADQNPGLALYTTPFFLWDSAGTPKQQLPQSSPTQFLPMLYDMVGAPVPPYYVLLNRLRTYVSALEQGRMLSPEGQEITEDDLPPRGRRLLEDVRLVQYDFSIGDRYSVERMWPGSMR
- a CDS encoding HU family DNA-binding protein, whose product is MNRTELREAIATETGLSGAQADQALTAVLDAITGALAKGDKVTLPGFGTFETRERSARQGRNPQTGEAIDIAASTAPAFKAGSALKKAVSGS
- a CDS encoding response regulator, producing the protein MDGMRLGPDDALLRSMVDATPDSLWLLGTDGVTRYANQRLADLVGYPLDELLALSPLDLVDAQGREDLERHLEQMRAGHPGGENEEVRLTRRDGSSVWTLVSWAPVPGAPGTYLHRLTEYTERRRLLEELRLREEQLSTAGRMARLGGWTWDLRRNHVTWSDELFEILAVDPDSFGGSWEAGLSAFHPEDAEHGRTVILEALEHGDDFSWEGRVTTPDGAVHWIRNFGVLERDEAGAVVRATGTSQDITDLQAADHAAGEATRRVEMLQRLAAAANRSATVAEALTESDRVLRGVSRWRAIGYFATGPDATLVEGRLAHPGGPDLPPADVELAEVARRSRRLEMAPLPDRPGTGILSVPVVTDDEVVYVYQLLADTETPSAATLSLVAQSSDQLAWVAERERAAARLAQAHDDAMTASRMKSEFLAMMSHEIRTPMNGVIGLNDLLLGTALDDQQLRYAQGVRSAGLTLLALIDDVLDLSKVESGKLELEVTEFDLRALVDETVGLLAAPARVKGLDLVAGYGPGVPRTVLGDPVRLGQVIANLGSNAVKFTDAGTVVIEVTCPDPDEHDGHVVLQVEVRDTGVGIAPADVDGLFDAFTQADLSTTRKHGGTGLGLTISRRLVTTMQGEIGVRSTPGEGSVFWFTARLRAAPPGADTALPPLQPLHGLRVLVVDDNPTAAAFLARQLSEWGLSPVVVGSSTDAIATLAAAAADRTPFDLAVVELDLPGTDGLALGHRISLDPGLPDVALVLVAADGGVDPATAREAGFRTVTAKPVRVAALHEDLLDTVTDTVAATVTASVAVTGDDAGGAPARTRRQRPARAVRPGGTGLDLHVLVVEDNAVNQLVAIGVLENLGCTVVAVENGEEAVIALRPGHAFDVVLMDCRMPRLDGFGATRAVRAVETGHRVPIIAMTASALPGERDRCLDAGMDDFLTKPVDPVRLAVALARAVGTRTDAGHPETPVPAAGPPASADHDVLDVERVELLDELVKDGVSFFERGRMSFLARIDQSMEQIGRAVAERDVEGTVQGAHQLRGSALNLGLRRVGATAEDLEQAARDGSLDRADALLLALRHAVVIGVEALVGVDLPGRRPPTP